The DNA window CAAAAGATACACCAGTTAAAACAAATCCTAATTGTCCCGGCCCTGCTAGATGATGACCGTCTGTCATACTAACTCCTAAAGGAGTTGCCAGACCCCCTATGGATAAAGGTTTTACCATTCTTGTAAGATAAGAAATAAGAGCTGATCTTGTTATAGATCTTCCTGTATATTTTCCTTCATTATCAACAATGGGTATAACTCTTGTATGCATTTCATGAACACTGGATAAAAGATTTTTTATATTTGTATGTTCAGGCTCTGTCCAAACATCTTCTGTCATTATGTCTGCTACAGTTATCTTGTGTTGATAACTTTCTTTATCAAAACTCCATTCAGGAAGAACTTTAGCAAGATCATACTCAGAAACTATTCCAACAACATTACCTGCTACATCAATAACGGGTAATGTATCAGTTTCAGCTTGTTTAAAAGCAAAAGTAAGTCTAAAAGCATCTAAATATTTTGATACTGAAGGAACTTCTGTTGAGATCTTATCTATTGTGGGAAGTTCCGGAATATTTCTATTATTTTTATCAGACCATACCATAATTATCAATAATCCAAAATGCCGTTGCAAACCAAAAAACGTGAATACCAGGAAAGATATTTTCTTGCGAAGCAATTTTAGAGTATAAAACGTTAAAAAGTATATTTTCTAGAAATTTTACGTTGTTATCGTAAAATTAAAAAGTATCACAAGAATTTAATTATTTTAGCAATGATCAATATAATAAAACAATTACTAGACTGGATATATCGCAGAAATTGCTATTTTTGTCGCAAACCCTGCCCCACAGGAATAATGTGCCAAAATTGTTATGAAAAAATAGAGTTAAATTTTCCTGAGCCGATAAAATTAATCAATGAAATGTCAGTTTATTCTGCAAGTTTATATACTGATAATCTAAAAAAATTGATAAGAGGTCTCAAATATCATAAACAAAAGGAATTAGCCAAATATATGGCTGAAATCCTCTATGATTTTTGGCAAAAAACAGATTTATCAAACGAAAGTTTTGAAATAGTACCCATGCCTCTTTATAAAAAGAGAGAAAAAGAGAGAGGATATAATCATATTTTACTGGTAGCAGAAGAATTCTCAAAATTAACAGGATATTCAGTAAATAAAGATATTGCAAAAAGAATAAAAGACACAAAACCTCAATACAGATTAAAAAAAGTAGAAAGGTTAGAAAACCTGAAAGATGCATTCCAAGTTAAAAAAGAAGCTTATAACAACACTAAATTATTATTAATAGATGATATTTGTACTACAGGAATTACCCTTGAAGAATTAATGAAAACTTTTAAGAAAAATAACATTAACGATTTATATGCTATAGTAGGAGCAAATCCCGGTAATTAAGAAGTTTGGTAATATCCATTACCTAACCCAGGTTAACGTTTGAAGCCTCTGAAATAATAGGACTTAGTTTAAAGTTATCAGTTATCATTGAAGCACTATTAGAAATTTTAGAGTTAAAGTTTCTTAAAAAACACATTATAACTATCAAAAAAATTTTTTACATGTTTTTTACAGTATAAGCAAGTATTTAGGAGAGTGTTATATGAATATTCAATCGAATTATAACCTTGGTTATACTGTGAAAAAACCAGAAAAAAGAGAAATATCTTTTAAGGCAACCTTACCGGAAATTAAAGAAGCAGTTAATAAAGCTGTTGAAGAAAAGAAAATGTGTCCCGGAAAAGCAAGTTTCTTTAATAAATTAGTTGATTTTTTTGAAAAAACACAAGAACAAATGAAGAAAAATCCTAATATTCAAGAGAAGTTTGATTTTGAATTAGGACAAAAAAATGAATTTTCAGAAGAAGTAAGAAAAATAAAAATTGATAATACGACCCTTGAAGATATCGATAACAATTTTAATGGGACCTCTTTTAGTTGTGGATCTGATGAAGGTTGTACTTGTGGAAAAGGACAAAGTTTAGGACAATTTATTAAAACATATTTTGAAGAAACCCTTAATTTAAATAAAGCAGATACTATAGAAATAAATAAATAGTGAAAAAACAAGTAAAAAAACCTATAAGCAAAAATATAATTGAAATAGGTCCTGGCCTAAAGGAAGATCAGATAATCCTTGCAACAGAAACAAGTTGTGATGAAACTTCTGCCGCAGTTGTTTTAAATGGAAGAACAGTTTTATCAAACGTAGTAGCTTCTCAAATTGAAACTCATAGAAAATATGGAGGTGTTGTTCCTGAAGTTGCAGCAAGGGAACATCTTGAAACAATAAATATTGTTATAGAAGAAGCTATTGAAAAAGCTAATATAAAGATAGAAGAAGTAAGAGCATTTTCAGCAACAGTTGGCCCAGGTTTGGTTGGAGCTCTTTTAGTAGGATTAAATGCTGCTAAAACCTTAAGTCTTATATATGATAAGCCTTTTATAGGAATAAATCACCTCAATGCCCACGTTTGTGCAAATTATCTTGAAAGTGACTTTGAACCACCTTTTATTTGTCTACTAATTAGTGGTGGACATACACAACTTATCAGAGTAAATTCTTATTCCAATCAGGAATTACTTGGAGAAACTCTTGATGACGCTGTAGGTGAAGCTTATGATAAAGTTGCAAGACTTCTAGGTTTACCTTATCCTGGTGGTCCTATGCTTGATAAATTGGCAAAAGAAGGAGATAAAAACAGGTTTAAATTTACTGAAGCCAAGGTTAATAAATATGATTTTAGTTTTAGTGGACTTAAAACCGCAGTATTAAGATTAATTCAAAGTTTTAAAGACCAGGAAATTCCAAAAGCCGATATTGCAGCAAGTTTTCAAGAAACAGTCAGTTCAATTTTGCTGAAAAAAACTCTTCAAGCAGCAAAAGACAGTAATATAAATCAAATAGCTCTTGCAGGTGGGGTTGCAGCCAATTCTGAAATCAGAAGAAAATTATTTAAACAGGAACAGGAAGGTTTCAGAGTTAATGCACCGGCTATGAAATTCTGTACAGACAATGCTGCTATGGTTGCCAGCACTGCTTATTTCTTATCAAATATTATGGAAGAATTAGATATAGAAGTGTTTTCGAGAGTTAAACAATTTAATAAACATAATTAACTTGAAAAATATATTAATCTTCAACAAATTTGCCTGAAGAAACTAATATCTCTATAATATAAAAAAGAGTGAAGATTTCTTTAAGGTTGGATAATGAACAAATATTCCATTAATTATAGGTTTTTATTTAAAGATCTTGAATTCCCTTTTACTTCAAAGTTATTATTTGAGGAAAAAGAGCCGATTGTCTATACAGAATATACTTATAACAACCTTGAAGTAAAATATATTATTCACTTTCCTAAAATAAATATAATGAAACTCGATGGAAATTTTGATGATAGAAGAGAATATATTGATAAATTAAAAGAGGAATATGAAAAAACAGGAGAAAATATTTATCTCGAATATAATTATGATTTTATTCAGGAAATATCCGTAATAATCAATACAAAAGAAGAAATAGAGCTTGAATTTAATGATAGATTCAAGAAAAACATAAGTGATAATGTTGCAAATCACTTAAATACATATCTTTCTATGCTAAAACAAGAACTTTTTCTATGGGAATGGCAACTCCCCAAGTTTGAAGGTTCAGATACCGGCGGAATTACTACAAAAAATAAGCTCTTTGAATACCTTGATTCTGTTAGTTATTACAAAAATAGTGAATTAATCTTTGAACCATTCGGCTTTAATATAAAATTTTCTAATAATGCAGAGCGTTTTAGTAATTTAGATGAATCTCTGGAAAAAATTCGCAAACAATTTCAATCAGGCGAACATGAAATATTAAAAGAAAAAGAAGTAATTGGTTTAGCTTTTTATGAAATGGAAAGTGGAAACTTTGATGTTGCTATACTTCTTGCTGCGATGGCTATAGAAATTCCTGTTAAAAATCTTGTTAATAAGTATTTTGACAGGAATAAAGTTGCAAGAATTATTGATGATATGAGAAAAAATCCAAAAACAAGAGAAAAACCAACAGTAATTAAATATTTAACCGTATTAATAAATAAATATCCATTTATTTATGGATTAAAGATTGATCTTGATAAGATTGAAACCCTTTTCAAAACAAGGAATAAAGTAGTTCATGAAGGTGAACCATACTATTGCTCAAGAGATGGACAAACTAAAATACAAGTAAGTTATAAAGAAGCAAATAATTTTATGAAATTAGCAAAAGATTTTATCGAGATTAAAATCCCAGAAATTAAAGAAAAAATTGAAAATAAAAAAGCATTTAATTAAAGATTTTATATAGATTAATAACTCAAGTTACTACTTAAATAATCTTGGATATCATTGCAAGGTACTTCGTACTTCCGTTGGTCATCAATCTTTCCAATAATACGCATTACCATTGCGAGATGACACAGTCACTTGTTCAAGTCAACAATCATTCCTAGTAACACGCACTGTCATCCTGAGGAGCGAAGTGACGTGAGGATCTTACCAACGTACAACTTTAATGTGATTTTAAGGTTTAAATAGTATATTGTATAGATTGCCACGCAAATACGATTATTTCTTTAAGTCACGATACATGGCTCGCAATGACAGTGCGAAGTACCCTCATATTTATATTACTAATCAACCAAAAACTCTGTCTAAAGTTCTATATTGAATGGCTTCTGCAATATGATAAGCTTCTATATCTTTTTCCCCCTGAAGATCAGAGATAGTTCTTGATAACTTAAGTATTCTATCATAAGCTCTTGCGGAAAGGTTTAGTCTTGAAATAGCGTTTCTTAGCATATTTTCAGAGTCTGTGTTTAGTTTGCAGTACTTCTTAATTAATTTTGGAGTCATTTGTGAGTTCGAAACCATATTCTCATCTTTAAATCTACTAACCTGAATTTCGGTTGCTTTAATTACTCGTTCTCTTACGGTTTTTGAAATTTCTCCTGATGGAGAATGATTCAGTAATTCTTCTTCTTTAAGTCTTGGAACGTCAATTTGAATATCTATTCTATCAAGTAATGGGCCGGATAATCTTGACCAATAACGCTTTGCCTGAAAATCATTGCAGGAACACTGTTTTGTAGTATCTCCATAATATCCACAAGGACAAGGATTCATTGCTGCCAGCAAGATAAAATCAGCCGGATACTTAACACTAATTTGTGCTCTTGAAATTACTACATTACCATCTTCAAGAGGTTGCCTTAAAACTTCCAAGACATTTCTTGGAAATTCAACTACTTCATCGAGAAACAAAACACCCCTATGTGCAAGACTTATTTCACCTGGTTTTGGATTTGTTCCCCCACCTATTATTCCAACTGATGAAGCAGAATGGTGAGGTGATCTAAAAGGTCTAACAGTTACCAGAGGAGTATTTTTATCTAACAAACCGGCTACACTGTAAACTTTTGATAGTTCAATAGCTTCACTAATCTCAAGAGGAGGTAATATACCCGAAAAACCTTTAGCAAGAAGTGTTTTTCCAGCCCCAGGAGTTCCTACCATAAGGATATTATGGCCACCGGCCGCAGCTAACTCTAATGCTCTCTTGGCTTTTTCCTGTCCTTTTATATCCTGAAAATCTACAAAAACCTGTTCTTGAGAATTTTCTCTTAAATATTCTCTAATATTTATCTTAAAAGCTTCCAGTTTAAACTCTGAAATAACATCAGGATTTAAATAATTTATTACATCGCCTAAACATTCAGCCGGATAAACCTCTATTCCATCAATAAGAGCAGCTTCGACAGAGTTTTCTTTAGGAACTATAACTTTTCTAATACCTTCTTTTTTTAGGCAAGAAACCGTAGGTAATACCCCGTTAACACCTCTGATACTTCCATCTAAAGATAATTCACCAATAAAGCCTATATCTTTCAAATTTTCAGGATCAATATCACCATTAGATGCTAAAACGCCAATAGCCATAGGCAAATCAAAGCCTGATCCTTCTTTTTTTATATCGGCAGGAGCGAGGTTTATGACGATTTTCTTTGTAGGAAAAGAATATCCGGAATTTTTTATTGCTGATCTAATTCTTTCTTTGGCTTCTGAAACAGCAGTATCAGGAAGTCCAACAATGGTTAAACCGGGAAGAGATTGATTTGTATCGACTTCTACAGTAATTTTATAGCCATCAATACCAATAACAGAACCGGTAAACACATTTGCTATCATTAATGTCCTACTTTCTTTTAAACAAATTATATAAAAAAGATTATGTTTTCAAAACATTTATAAAGCTTGAAGAAAAATTTTTCTGAAAAAGGGAGCCTATAGTATAATTGTGAATATAAAAATAAAGGAAATAAAAATGTCCAGAGTGGAGCAATTAGTAGAAAAATATAGAAAAAAACTACTAGTTGATGAAAAAGTTGAAAAATACAAAATGGAAATTATAAATCCTCTTGCTGATAAAGTATTTTCCAATGATTTTGCAGGCATTTTTTGTGATTTAGCAAGTGAAATCAATGATAAACTTGGATGTAAAATTATTTCATACCAACAAGAAGGTAAAAACCGTTTTGTTATCGAAGGACAGCATCATAGAATATATTTTCAAAGAAGTAAGCCCGATGTTTCAGACGGAATTGCAGGAATACATATCGTCCCTATTTATATATGGAAAGGAGTAACAAAACATCTCAGCCCTATTTTCTTTTTCATAGAACCAGATTCAAGAGAAGTCAGATGGGATATATCATTTGGTAGTGTTGAAGATTACATTACTACATTATTTAGTAACCTCGTTGATGATAAAGATTTTTTCATGTAATAATTTAATGAAATCTTACTATTTATAAAAGCAAACAGCAGATTAGTTCAGGGAATAAATATGTTAATCGGAGCAATTAATAATGACATTATAAAAATCCTCTTTAATACACAAAAAGAGGAGCTTTTACTTGGTAATCTAATCAAAATTATCAATGAAGAGAATAATGGTGTCATAGCTCAAGTTTTTGGTATAGAAAATTCTAAAAAAACAGCCTCAAATAATATTGCAAATGTCAAAATCTTACTTACTTTAAAACAGTCTAATAAATGGTACGAATGGGAAGGAAACATTCCTTCAAAAGAGTTTAAAGTTGAAAAGGTTTCAAATAAAGAATTAATATCTTATATAAGTGGTTTAAAACAAAAAAACCCTGTTACTTTAGGATATTTATCTCTATATGATAATGCTAAACTTGATATAGAAGCAGCAAATTTTGAAAATCCTACAGTAATTCTCAGTGATAAACAATATCAAAGGGTTAATACTTCATATTTATTAGCTCAAGAATTGGTTAATAATCAAGCAAAGGTTGTTCTCTTTGACTTTACCGGAGAATATTCTCATATAACAACAGCAAACAGACTGGAAGCAGGAAGAAATTTCAAACTCCCTCTTAACTCAAAAGGTGTAGAAAGTATATATGATAAAAGTCTGGTCAATGTTTCTGCTGAAACCAGAGCAATTATCGAAGATATTTTTATGAGTCTTCAGGAATATATAGAAGAAAGCAAACTAGGATTTATTCCTTTCACGCATTTTAAAAAAGTTGTAAATGATGAATATGAAGAAAATAGAACTACAGAGCTGATTTTACTTAGAAATAAGCTTACAAAGATTGAGAAACAAAATATTTTTGCCAATAATAAATTTGAAACAGAATCTTTCAAGATGTGTATCAAAAACACAGATTTCATTATAGTTGATTTCTCTAGAATTTCTTCTAGTTGGCATAAGAATTTTGTTGATTACATTATAGATCTCAATATTGAAGATTATAATCAGCGCTTTTTTGTTATATTTAATGCAAATGAAACAAATATTGATTCGGATTTAATTACTAAACTCTACATTCAAGGCTATAGAAGTGGTATAAAACCTATTGTTTCTGTTGATTATAAGTCAAAATATTTCAATAATGTCCTTTCTGTAGCTAAAAATATGATTATGTATTCTCCAGAAATTAATTCAAATAAATTATCGAATTTTGAAGTTTTTCTAAACAAATTAAATAGCAAAGAAGCTTTACTTTATGGAGATATAACCCAATCAATTCCTTTAATAGTAAGAATTGATAATATTTCCTCTGAATTTGAATATAAAGAGAATAAGAGGATTTTTGAAAATTCTTTTATAGAAGCTCCTGAACTTGAAATAATAGAAAATCCAAAACAAAAAGATAAAATAAATAAGGTTGAAATTCATAATAAAGAAGATAATTTTGAAGAAATAAAAAACCCTCAAAAAGAAGAAATACATATTGATCAGGAAGCTAACGAGGATTATTTCCTTGATATTATTTACAATGAAACAGATGAAAATAAAGATTACCAATTTGCAGATGATTTATTGCAAGAAGAAAATACAAAAATAGATGAAGAATATAGTTATATAGATGGCAGTCTGGATTTTGATTATACAGAAGAAGACCTTGAAGAGTTTCAAAAAACCCAAAGTCATGTTAATGATAACAATGAAGATCTTTTCCAGGAAGAATATATTGAAATGCCTGATTATGTTGAAGATGATAATAGTGAAAATTCTTATCTTGTATCAGTAAACGAAGTGTCTAATATAGAAGAAGCTTTAACAGAAGAGTTTTCAAATACAAATAATGATTATAATGAAACTCCTTCAGCAGATATACCTATTTATTCTACAGTTAGCCCTGAGAGTATTGAAGAAGAACAAATAATTTTCAATGAAGGAGATGCAGTTAAACACAATAAGTATGGCCTAGGCGTTATAAAGAAAGTCATAGGCTACGGAAACAAAAAACTTTGTAGTATTCAGTTTGAAAACATTGGAAGAAGACTTCTTGATCCAACTTTAACTGTTTTAGAAAAAATCTAAAAAATAAAAAAATAAAAAAATAAAAAATCAATAAAAATTGCAGTTTTTTACTTCAAAAATGAAAAAATTTGAAGTATTTTTTTGAAATTTTTTCATTTTTTTCTCAAAAAATTTTAAGAAAATCATTTTTTTTAGCAATAATAAGCAATTCGGCTTTGTTATTTTGTTCAACAATTGTAAAGGTTTCGTAATAAATGTAATGATTACACTTAACAAAAGCAAAATTATTATATATAGTACTTACAATTGAAAAATAAAATATCAAACAGAGAGAAGGATTTACAATGAATCTGTTAGTTAACAACTTTATGAATCAACAAATAGACAATACCCAAAACCAGAAGAACCAGAGCAGGTCTATGGGTTGATTTATATTGTTTGAAATATAATAAAAATAAAGAAGACCCACAAACCTATAAAGGTAGTGGGTCTTTTCTTTTTTTTTATATTTGCAAATTAGAGTGAGCGGAATTAAGAACGAAAGGAGAAAAAGTTGAAAAACAAAATCTTTATCATTGCTCTTGCTTTACTTGTTTCATCCACACCAAGCGTTTTAGCTAAGAGCACAACAGTGCAGGAAATTCAGGATTTGCCTTCAAAAAGCTCAAGCAAAGCAACTTCTGATAAGTCAATTCCAAGTGATCATTGGGCTTACAAAACATTAGAAGATATTTCAAAGAAATATGGTCTATTAATGGGTAAGCCTACTGAAAAATTCAACGGATCAGGAACTTTAACTCGTAATGAGGCAGCTTTTATTTTTGTTAACCTTATTGGCAAGATAGAAAAAGATCAAGTACAACTCAGTGAATCAGAGAAAACAAGGCTCGAAATCTTAAAACAGGAATTAAAAGGTGAATTAGGAGAGTTGACAAGTAAAGTTGCATCATTAGAAACATCAGTTGATTCCCTAAAAGGCAGTGTATCCAATCTTGAGGAAGAAAACAAAAAAGATTGGAAGTTTGATTATGGTGAAAAATTCAAAATTAATGGAGGTCTCCAGGCTCAATTTACAGGAAACTTTAAAAAAGGTGATGATCAATATCCATCCAATTTTGCTTTACCATATTCAGAAATTCGCTTTAGCGGAAAAATGAACCCTAAAGTTGGATATGTAGCTGCTTTAGTTCCTACAAGAGCTTTTGACGGTTCGGAAAAGGGTGTTTTAAGAGAAGCTTATGCTACATTAGATGTAATTCCACATCATACCGTCTATCTTGGACAAAACATGGTTCCAATCGGCTATGAAGGACCACAAAACCCAATGGCCATAGAAACAATAGATAAAGCTCAAATGTCTAGAAAATTAACTGATATGCCCGATCTTGGTGTAAAAGCTGAAGGTAATTGGGACTTCTTTTCTTATTCACTTGGAGCTTATAACGGTAATGGTCAAAACACAGCTGATTCAAACAGTCACTTAGCATTAGCAAGCTGGGCTACAGTAAAACCTCTTTATAAATATCCACAGCTTGGTAAATTGGAATTAGGTGGTGGATGTTATACAGGTAATAACGGCAGTTACAACAAAGACATTTTAAGTTTTTACAGTGGATATAAACTTAAAAAGTTTGCACTATGGGGTGAATACTTAACTGCTAATGGTTATTTGGATTCCAAACAAAAAGCAGATAGTTTTTATCTCCATTCTTCTTACTACTTAACTAACAAGTTGCAATTATTGGCAAGATTTGACCAATTTGATCCAAATACCAAGGTTAAGAAAAATCTTAACAGAGAATACACAGTTGGTGGAAACTACCTGTTACGTGACAATTTATCTCTAATGATGGGTCTAGTGCAAGTAGCAAATCAAGAAGGTAGAAACAGCCAAAGATTAGAAGCTCTAACTCAAATTATGTTCTAAAAAAAACTACAAGAAATATTATCTTGTAGCCCAAAAAATTATCATTTTATTGTTTATATCTTAAAATTGAGAATTTT is part of the Candidatus Melainabacteria bacterium RIFOXYA2_FULL_32_9 genome and encodes:
- a CDS encoding tRNA (adenosine(37)-N6)-threonylcarbamoyltransferase complex transferase subunit TsaD, coding for MGPGLKEDQIILATETSCDETSAAVVLNGRTVLSNVVASQIETHRKYGGVVPEVAAREHLETINIVIEEAIEKANIKIEEVRAFSATVGPGLVGALLVGLNAAKTLSLIYDKPFIGINHLNAHVCANYLESDFEPPFICLLISGGHTQLIRVNSYSNQELLGETLDDAVGEAYDKVARLLGLPYPGGPMLDKLAKEGDKNRFKFTEAKVNKYDFSFSGLKTAVLRLIQSFKDQEIPKADIAASFQETVSSILLKKTLQAAKDSNINQIALAGGVAANSEIRRKLFKQEQEGFRVNAPAMKFCTDNAAMVASTAYFLSNIMEELDIEVFSRVKQFNKHN
- a CDS encoding magnesium chelatase: MIANVFTGSVIGIDGYKITVEVDTNQSLPGLTIVGLPDTAVSEAKERIRSAIKNSGYSFPTKKIVINLAPADIKKEGSGFDLPMAIGVLASNGDIDPENLKDIGFIGELSLDGSIRGVNGVLPTVSCLKKEGIRKVIVPKENSVEAALIDGIEVYPAECLGDVINYLNPDVISEFKLEAFKINIREYLRENSQEQVFVDFQDIKGQEKAKRALELAAAGGHNILMVGTPGAGKTLLAKGFSGILPPLEISEAIELSKVYSVAGLLDKNTPLVTVRPFRSPHHSASSVGIIGGGTNPKPGEISLAHRGVLFLDEVVEFPRNVLEVLRQPLEDGNVVISRAQISVKYPADFILLAAMNPCPCGYYGDTTKQCSCNDFQAKRYWSRLSGPLLDRIDIQIDVPRLKEEELLNHSPSGEISKTVRERVIKATEIQVSRFKDENMVSNSQMTPKLIKKYCKLNTDSENMLRNAISRLNLSARAYDRILKLSRTISDLQGEKDIEAYHIAEAIQYRTLDRVFG